Proteins from a single region of Fundulus heteroclitus isolate FHET01 chromosome 12, MU-UCD_Fhet_4.1, whole genome shotgun sequence:
- the LOC105915786 gene encoding serine/threonine-protein phosphatase 6 catalytic subunit, protein MAPLDLDKYAEIAKQCKYLPENDLKRLCDYVCDLLLEESNVQPVSTPVTVCGDIHGQFYDLCELFRTGGQVPDTNYIFMGDFVDRGYYSLETFTYLLVLKAKWPDRITLLRGNHESRQITQVYGFYDECQTKYGNANAWRYCTKVFDMLTVAALMDEQVLCVHGGLSPDIKTLDQIRTIERNQEIPHKGAFCDLVWSDPEDVDTWAISPRGAGWLFGAKVTNEFVHINNLKLICRAHQLVHEGYKFMFDEKLVTVWSAPNYCYRCGNIASIMVFKDANTREPKLFRAVPDSERVIPPRTTTPYFL, encoded by the exons ATGGCGCCGCTAGATTTGGATAAATATGCGGAGATTGCCAAACAGTGTAAATACCTCCCGGAAAACGACCTGAAG AGGTTATGTGACTACGTGTGTgacctgctgctggaggagtCAAACGTCCAGCCTGTTTCCACGCCTGTGACAGTATGTGGAGACATTCACGGACAG TTCTATGATCTGTGCGAGCTGTTCCGAACCGGGGGCCAGGTTCCAGACACCAATTACATCTTCATG GGGGATTTTGTTGACCGAGGATATTACAGCTTGGAGACGTTCACCTACCTGCTGGTGCTGAAAGCCAAGTGGCCCGACCGCATCACACTTCTGCGTGGAAACCACGAGAGCAGGCAGATTACGCAAGTCTATGGCTTTTATG ATGAGTGCCAAACAAAGTATGGGAATGCAAACGCCTGGCGGTACTGCACCAAAGTGTTTGATATGCTCACAGTGGCGGCT CTGATGGACGAGCAGGTTCTGTGTGTCCACGGCGGCCTCTCTCCAGACATCAAGACCCTTGATCAAATTCGAACCATTGAGCGAAATCAGGAGATCCCCCATAAAGGAGCATTTTGTGACCTGGTGTGGTCGGACCCTGAAGACGTAGATACCTGGGCCATCagccccagaggagctggctgGCTCTTTGGTGCAAAAGTTACAAATGAG ttTGTTCACATCAACAACCTGAAGCTGATCTGCAGGGCACACCAGCTTGTCCACGAAGGCTACAAGTTCATGTTCGACGAGAAGCTAGTCACGGTGTGGTCAGCTCCCAATTACTGCTACCGCTGCGGCAACATCGCCTCCATCATGGTCTTCAAAGACGCCAACACAAGGGAGCCGAAGCTGTTCAGAGCAGTGCCCGACTCCGAAAGAGTCATCCCTCCCCGAACGACGACACCTTACTTCCTGTAG